In Armatimonadota bacterium, the following proteins share a genomic window:
- a CDS encoding ThuA domain-containing protein — protein sequence MSKLLLLGGLTTAYHYFGELAPVITRTIAPAGFEVICSEDLSVLSEANLKNYAGVVNYTTNRDLSDEQWAALKGFILGGGGYIGIHNATDTFKNQPEAIKMIGGIFVTHPAQLDVPVEIAALHPVTEGVEPFTVHDELYIMEHHPDTYTLLARTPAEGSQPIAWVREEGGGRVFYLALGHNTQVYENPNYAKLLQRGVQWATRSAVTA from the coding sequence GTGTCGAAACTGCTTTTGCTCGGCGGATTGACCACCGCTTACCACTATTTCGGCGAGTTGGCGCCGGTCATTACACGTACCATTGCCCCCGCCGGTTTCGAGGTCATCTGCTCGGAAGACCTGTCCGTGCTCAGCGAGGCCAACCTTAAGAACTACGCCGGCGTGGTCAACTACACCACGAACCGTGACCTCTCCGATGAGCAATGGGCCGCCCTCAAGGGCTTCATCCTCGGCGGGGGTGGCTATATCGGCATCCACAATGCCACGGACACGTTCAAGAACCAGCCCGAAGCCATCAAAATGATCGGCGGCATCTTTGTAACCCACCCGGCACAGCTGGATGTTCCCGTGGAGATTGCGGCCCTGCACCCTGTGACCGAGGGCGTCGAACCGTTCACCGTTCACGACGAGCTCTATATCATGGAGCACCACCCGGACACGTATACCCTGCTGGCCAGGACACCGGCCGAAGGGAGCCAGCCGATCGCATGGGTGCGTGAAGAGGGCGGAGGCCGGGTCTTCTATCTGGCGCTGGGGCATAACACCCAGGTGTATGAAAACCCAAACTACGCAAAACTGCTGCAACGCGGCGTCCAGTGGGCCACCCGCTCCGCCGTGACGGCCTGA